One Aggregicoccus sp. 17bor-14 DNA window includes the following coding sequences:
- a CDS encoding cytochrome d ubiquinol oxidase subunit II gives MPSTETLLALAMLTAFVLYALLGGADFGGGVWDLLASGPRKEAQRALIARAIGPVWEVNHVWLIAGVVLLFSAFPRAFAALSVALHVPLTLLLIGIVLRGSAFTFRAYDARGDAVQRRWGRMFSTASVIAPALLGMCVGAVASGGIRLREGIVVSGFFAAWTSPFALATGALALALFAFLAAVYLSAEAEEPALAEDFRRRALASGAALFVAAFAVLLLARTGAPRLWAGLVHAPFALALHAATAVAALAAFGLLLRRRFHAARAAAAAQGALIVVGWAASQHPYLVEGALTLQEAAAGEATQRALLWVLLAAVLVTLPCLLLLYRVFGRGALRGMG, from the coding sequence TTGCCCAGCACTGAGACGCTGCTCGCGCTCGCGATGCTCACCGCCTTCGTCCTCTACGCGCTGCTGGGCGGCGCGGACTTCGGCGGCGGGGTGTGGGACCTGCTCGCCAGCGGCCCTCGCAAGGAGGCACAGCGCGCGCTCATCGCGCGGGCCATCGGGCCGGTGTGGGAGGTCAACCACGTGTGGCTCATCGCCGGCGTGGTGCTGCTCTTCAGTGCGTTCCCGCGCGCCTTCGCCGCGCTCTCGGTGGCGCTGCACGTGCCGCTCACGCTGCTCTTGATTGGCATCGTGCTGCGCGGCAGCGCCTTCACCTTCCGCGCCTACGACGCGCGCGGGGACGCGGTGCAGCGGCGCTGGGGACGGATGTTCAGCACGGCGAGCGTGATTGCGCCCGCGCTGCTGGGCATGTGCGTGGGGGCGGTGGCCTCGGGAGGCATCCGGCTGCGCGAGGGAATCGTGGTGAGCGGCTTCTTCGCCGCGTGGACGAGCCCCTTCGCGCTCGCCACCGGCGCGCTCGCGCTCGCGCTCTTCGCCTTCCTCGCCGCGGTGTACCTGAGCGCGGAGGCGGAGGAGCCGGCGCTCGCGGAGGACTTCCGACGGCGCGCGCTCGCGAGCGGGGCCGCGCTGTTCGTCGCTGCCTTCGCCGTGCTGCTGCTCGCGCGCACCGGGGCGCCGCGGCTGTGGGCGGGGCTGGTGCACGCGCCCTTCGCGCTCGCGCTGCACGCGGCGACGGCGGTGGCGGCGCTCGCGGCGTTCGGGCTGCTGCTGCGGCGGCGCTTCCACGCGGCGCGCGCGGCCGCAGCGGCGCAGGGCGCGCTCATCGTGGTGGGGTGGGCGGCCTCGCAGCATCCGTACCTCGTGGAGGGCGCGCTCACGCTGCAGGAGGCGGCCGCGGGCGAGGCCACGCAGCGCGCGCTGCTGTGGGTGCTGCTCGCGGCGGTGCTCGTCACCCTGCCCTGCCTGCTGCTGCTCTACCGCGTCTTCGGGCGCGGGGCGCTGCGCGGCATGGGCTGA
- a CDS encoding cytochrome ubiquinol oxidase subunit I: protein MTDLLYARAQMGLSLGFHIVFAAAGVALPLLMVLSDLAYRRTGDADYRRLSAQLAKGTAILFAVGAVSGTVLSFELGLLWPQFMGRYGEAIGLAFSLEGVAFFVEALFLGIYLYGRERVSANLHLFSGVMVALSGASSAFFVTLVNAFMNNPAGIVLGADGRLLSVAPLQAMFSPSWPTQTAHVLLSCYQASAFAMAGIHAWALARHPGEAFHRKALRVALPLACVTALLQPVVGDLSAKHVARHQPVKLAALEGQFETERGAPLRLGGVPDEAAGTTRWALEVPRGLSILAFEDPDAEVKGLDAFPRDEWPRVAKVHLSFQVMVGTGSLMALLAAASLWRRWRKKAWPEGRGWLRAWTWAGPLGLVALEAGWLVTEWGRQPWVVRGALRTVDAVTPVPYLAAPFWLFTFVYLFLGATVLFLLGRQVRSTLPGSEVPLAQH, encoded by the coding sequence ATGACCGACCTCCTCTACGCCCGCGCGCAGATGGGCCTCTCGCTGGGCTTCCACATCGTGTTCGCGGCGGCGGGAGTCGCGCTGCCGCTCTTGATGGTGCTCAGCGACCTCGCCTACCGGCGCACGGGGGACGCGGACTACCGCCGGCTCTCGGCGCAGCTCGCGAAGGGCACCGCCATCCTCTTCGCGGTGGGGGCGGTGAGCGGCACGGTGCTCTCCTTCGAGCTGGGGCTCTTGTGGCCGCAGTTCATGGGGCGCTACGGCGAGGCGATCGGCCTCGCGTTCAGCCTGGAGGGCGTGGCCTTCTTCGTGGAGGCGCTGTTCCTCGGCATCTACCTGTACGGCCGCGAGCGGGTGAGCGCGAACCTGCACCTCTTCAGCGGCGTCATGGTGGCGCTCTCGGGCGCCTCGAGCGCCTTCTTCGTCACGCTGGTGAACGCCTTCATGAACAACCCGGCGGGCATCGTCCTCGGCGCGGACGGGCGGCTCCTCTCGGTGGCGCCGCTGCAGGCGATGTTCAGCCCCTCCTGGCCCACGCAGACGGCGCACGTGCTGCTCAGCTGCTACCAGGCGAGCGCCTTCGCCATGGCGGGCATCCACGCGTGGGCGCTCGCGCGGCACCCGGGCGAGGCCTTCCACCGCAAGGCCCTGCGCGTGGCGCTGCCGCTCGCGTGCGTGACGGCGCTCTTGCAGCCGGTGGTCGGAGACCTCTCGGCGAAGCACGTCGCGCGCCACCAGCCGGTGAAGCTCGCGGCGTTGGAGGGACAGTTCGAGACGGAGCGCGGCGCGCCCCTGCGCCTGGGTGGCGTGCCGGACGAGGCGGCGGGCACCACGCGCTGGGCGCTGGAGGTGCCGCGCGGGCTGTCCATCCTCGCCTTCGAGGACCCGGATGCGGAGGTGAAGGGCCTCGACGCCTTCCCGCGCGACGAGTGGCCGCGGGTGGCGAAGGTGCACCTGAGCTTCCAGGTGATGGTGGGCACGGGCTCGCTGATGGCGCTGCTCGCGGCGGCGAGCCTGTGGCGGCGCTGGCGCAAGAAGGCCTGGCCCGAGGGGCGCGGGTGGCTGCGCGCGTGGACGTGGGCGGGGCCGCTGGGGCTCGTGGCGCTGGAGGCCGGGTGGCTGGTGACGGAGTGGGGCCGCCAGCCCTGGGTGGTGCGCGGGGCCCTGCGCACGGTGGACGCGGTGACGCCGGTGCCCTACCTCGCCGCGCCCTTCTGGCTCTTCACCTTCGTGTACCTGTTCCTCGGCGCCACGGTGCTCTTCCTGCTCGGGCGCCAGGTGCGCAGCACGCTGCCCGGAAGCGAGGTGCCCCTTGCCCAGCACTGA
- a CDS encoding methylated-DNA--[protein]-cysteine S-methyltransferase, translated as MTVFTFTDSPIGRLLLAADEAGLSHIQFPAGRHAQEPEPQWREERARFSEALRQLEAYFEGRLRAFTLPLAPEGTAFQKSVWAALCTIPYGETVSYGELARRLGKPGASRAVGLANGRNPLPIVVPCHRVVGSDGSLTGFGGGLPTKRQLLRLEGARLACLLGPGDGMQQDLFTAPASFQRS; from the coding sequence ATGACCGTCTTCACCTTCACGGACTCGCCCATCGGCCGGCTGCTGCTCGCGGCGGACGAGGCCGGCCTGAGCCACATCCAGTTCCCCGCGGGGCGCCACGCGCAGGAGCCCGAGCCGCAGTGGCGCGAGGAGCGCGCGCGCTTCAGCGAGGCGCTGCGCCAGCTGGAGGCCTACTTCGAGGGACGCCTGCGCGCGTTCACCCTCCCGCTCGCCCCCGAGGGCACCGCCTTCCAGAAGAGCGTGTGGGCGGCGCTGTGCACCATTCCGTACGGCGAGACGGTGAGCTACGGCGAGCTCGCGCGGCGCCTGGGCAAGCCGGGCGCCAGCCGCGCGGTGGGGCTCGCGAATGGGCGCAACCCGCTGCCCATCGTGGTGCCCTGCCACCGCGTGGTGGGCAGCGACGGCAGCCTCACGGGCTTCGGCGGCGGCCTGCCCACGAAGCGCCAGCTGCTGCGGCTCGAGGGCGCGCGCCTCGCCTGCCTCCTCGGCCCCGGCGATGGCATGCAGCAGGACCTCTTCACGGCCCCTGCGTCATTTCAGCGCAGCTAA
- a CDS encoding DNA-3-methyladenine glycosylase 2, translating into MELDPAICDRARLARDARFDGRFYIAVRTTGIYCRPVCPAVSPRRVNILYYPTAAAAAEAGYRPCLRCRPEAAPGTPAWEGTSATVRRALRLIGEGALDTGSVEALAAKVGVGPRHLHRLFVEHLGASPVGVAQTRRLHFAKRLLDETQLPMGQVAAASGYGSVRRFNASFLQTYGRAPSQLRRSRQRASAEPDTYCLRLAYRPPYDWEGLLAFLARRALPGVETVDAGVYRRTIRVGGRGGWFQVRHLPEAGSLELTVRHPDATVLYEVTARVRQQFDLGLDPAVVRDALGADPLLAPALARRPGLRIPGAFDLFELLVRAVLGQQVSVAAARTHAGRLASAYGEPCPGPGGLTHLFPTPEALAQVSPASLPLPRARGEALVQLAQAVARGALALDAPAEELQVRLERLPGIGPWTAAYALLRGLGEPDAFPEGDLVLRRVAGGASPLTARALRERAERWRPWRGYAALLLWSLA; encoded by the coding sequence ATGGAGCTGGACCCCGCCATCTGTGACCGCGCCCGCCTCGCCCGCGATGCGCGCTTCGACGGGCGCTTCTACATCGCCGTGCGCACCACCGGCATCTACTGCCGCCCGGTGTGCCCCGCCGTGAGCCCGCGGCGCGTGAACATCCTCTACTACCCCACGGCCGCGGCCGCCGCGGAGGCCGGCTACCGCCCCTGCCTGCGCTGCCGCCCGGAGGCCGCGCCGGGCACGCCGGCCTGGGAGGGCACCAGCGCCACCGTGCGCCGCGCACTGCGGCTCATCGGCGAGGGCGCGCTGGACACGGGCAGCGTGGAGGCGCTCGCGGCGAAGGTGGGCGTGGGGCCGCGCCACCTGCACCGGCTCTTCGTGGAGCACCTGGGCGCGAGCCCCGTGGGCGTCGCGCAGACGCGGCGGCTGCACTTCGCGAAGCGGCTGCTGGACGAGACGCAGCTCCCCATGGGCCAGGTGGCGGCGGCCTCGGGCTACGGCAGCGTGCGCCGCTTCAACGCGAGCTTCCTGCAGACCTACGGGCGCGCCCCCTCGCAGCTGCGGCGCAGCCGGCAGCGCGCGAGCGCGGAGCCGGACACCTACTGCCTGCGCCTCGCCTACCGCCCGCCCTACGACTGGGAGGGGCTGCTCGCCTTCCTCGCCCGGCGCGCGCTGCCCGGCGTGGAGACGGTGGACGCGGGCGTGTACCGGCGCACCATCCGCGTGGGCGGCCGCGGGGGCTGGTTCCAGGTTCGCCACCTGCCCGAGGCCGGCAGCCTGGAGCTCACCGTGCGCCACCCGGACGCGACGGTGCTCTACGAGGTGACGGCGCGCGTGCGCCAGCAGTTCGACCTCGGCCTGGACCCGGCGGTGGTGCGCGACGCGCTGGGCGCAGACCCCCTGCTCGCCCCCGCGCTCGCGCGCCGCCCCGGCCTGCGCATCCCGGGCGCCTTCGACCTCTTCGAGCTGCTGGTGCGCGCGGTGCTCGGGCAGCAGGTGAGCGTGGCCGCGGCGCGCACGCACGCAGGCCGCCTCGCGAGCGCCTACGGCGAGCCCTGCCCCGGGCCCGGCGGCCTCACCCACCTCTTTCCCACCCCCGAGGCCCTCGCGCAGGTCTCCCCCGCCTCGCTCCCGCTGCCGCGCGCACGGGGCGAGGCGCTGGTGCAACTGGCGCAGGCCGTGGCGCGCGGAGCGCTCGCGCTCGATGCGCCGGCGGAGGAGCTGCAGGTGCGGCTCGAGCGGCTGCCGGGCATCGGCCCGTGGACGGCCGCCTACGCGCTCTTGCGCGGGCTGGGCGAGCCGGATGCCTTCCCCGAGGGAGACCTCGTGCTGCGCCGCGTGGCCGGTGGCGCGTCCCCACTCACTGCCCGGGCCCTGCGCGAGCGCGCCGAGCGCTGGCGTCCCTGGCGCGGCTACGCTGCCCTCCTGCTCTGGAGCCTCGCATGA
- a CDS encoding TlpA disulfide reductase family protein encodes MERPERRRRWRRWALDALLVLLAVVAVSAWQTRGLPSSGTRAPGFTLRTLDGGTLSLAQLRGRPVVLTFWAPWCAVCKAETPNLARLQRLAGERAHVVSVAVAYPGEEAVRRFVREQEVQGAVGLGDDALQEAYGVSALPTTLFLGEDGRVRHAAVGYTTTLGLVWRLWL; translated from the coding sequence GTGGAGAGGCCGGAGCGCAGGAGGCGGTGGCGGCGCTGGGCGCTGGATGCGCTGCTCGTGCTGCTCGCCGTGGTGGCGGTGAGCGCGTGGCAGACGCGGGGCCTGCCCTCCTCGGGCACGCGCGCGCCTGGGTTCACGCTGCGCACGCTGGACGGGGGCACGCTCTCGCTCGCGCAGCTGCGCGGCCGGCCCGTGGTGCTCACCTTCTGGGCGCCCTGGTGCGCGGTCTGCAAGGCCGAGACGCCCAACCTCGCCCGGCTGCAGCGCCTTGCGGGAGAGCGGGCGCACGTCGTCTCGGTCGCCGTGGCCTACCCGGGAGAGGAGGCGGTGCGGCGCTTCGTGCGCGAGCAGGAGGTGCAGGGCGCAGTGGGCCTCGGCGATGACGCGCTGCAGGAGGCCTACGGGGTGAGTGCCCTGCCCACCACGCTCTTCCTCGGGGAGGACGGCCGGGTGCGCCACGCCGCCGTGGGCTACACGACGACGCTGGGGCTGGTGTGGCGGCTGTGGCTCTGA
- a CDS encoding proline dehydrogenase family protein, translating to MPASASPASAPSPARSISFEDTGVAFASQSNARLRKAQLFFSLLEQPLLARAGIATTRALLGARVPGMSTLVRHTVFAQFCGGESIEECHGAVEALAQHGVQSILDYSVEGEKSEPGFEATAKETLATIEWAAKHPHIAFSVFKVTGLARFSLLEKLGARVSLSAEEQAEWERVRARVLGLCERAHALGVRIFIDGEETWIQDVIDGLAEEAMARFNRERTIVYNTYQMYRTASLGNLKAALGRAKAGGYFFGAKLVRGAYMEKERNRAKAFGYADPIHPDKAATDKAYDEAMLVCLDHLDRSALCAGTHNEASCRLLIAEMARRHIAPDDKRVYFSQLYGMSDNISFNLARAGYHVAKYLPYGPVRSVLPYLIRRAEENSAIAGQGGREIGLVRRELQRRRQQGA from the coding sequence ATGCCCGCCTCCGCGTCTCCGGCCTCCGCTCCCTCTCCCGCCCGCTCCATCTCCTTCGAGGACACGGGCGTCGCCTTCGCGTCGCAGAGCAACGCGCGCCTGCGCAAGGCGCAGCTCTTCTTCTCCCTGCTCGAGCAGCCGCTGCTCGCGCGCGCGGGCATCGCCACGACGCGGGCGCTCCTGGGCGCGCGCGTGCCGGGGATGAGCACGCTGGTGCGCCACACGGTGTTTGCCCAGTTCTGCGGCGGCGAGAGCATCGAGGAGTGCCACGGCGCGGTGGAGGCGCTCGCGCAGCACGGCGTGCAGAGCATCCTCGACTACAGCGTGGAGGGCGAGAAGAGCGAGCCCGGCTTCGAGGCCACCGCGAAGGAGACGCTCGCCACCATCGAGTGGGCGGCGAAGCACCCGCACATCGCGTTCTCGGTGTTCAAGGTGACGGGGCTCGCGCGCTTCAGCCTGCTGGAGAAGCTGGGCGCGCGCGTGAGCCTCAGCGCCGAGGAGCAGGCCGAGTGGGAGCGCGTGCGCGCGCGCGTGCTGGGGCTGTGCGAGCGCGCCCACGCGCTCGGGGTGCGCATCTTCATCGACGGCGAGGAGACCTGGATCCAGGACGTCATCGACGGGCTCGCCGAGGAGGCGATGGCGCGCTTCAACCGCGAGCGCACCATCGTCTACAACACGTACCAGATGTACCGCACCGCGAGCCTCGGCAACCTGAAGGCCGCGCTCGGGCGGGCGAAGGCCGGCGGCTACTTCTTCGGCGCGAAGCTGGTGCGCGGCGCGTACATGGAGAAGGAGCGCAACCGCGCGAAGGCCTTCGGCTACGCGGACCCCATCCACCCGGACAAGGCCGCGACCGACAAGGCCTACGACGAGGCGATGCTGGTGTGCCTCGATCACCTGGACCGCAGCGCGCTGTGCGCCGGCACGCACAACGAGGCGAGCTGCCGGCTGCTCATCGCGGAGATGGCCCGCCGCCACATCGCGCCGGACGACAAGCGCGTGTACTTCAGCCAGCTGTACGGGATGAGCGACAACATCTCCTTCAACCTCGCGCGCGCCGGCTACCACGTGGCCAAGTACCTGCCCTACGGCCCCGTGCGCAGCGTGCTGCCCTACCTCATCCGCCGCGCCGAGGAGAACAGCGCCATCGCCGGCCAGGGCGGCCGGGAGATCGGCCTCGTGCGCCGCGAGCTGCAGCGCCGCCGGCAGCAGGGCGCGTAG